AACCGGATCGAACCTCATGGCCGCATATTTCTCAGGAGCGAGACTACTCTGAGCATTGAAGCCGAGAAAGTTAACCCGACCTTTAGTATCCCAAAACTGGTACATCGGCGAATCGGGCCGGTTTTTCGGATAATTGACCCGCAACAGCAGGCTCAAGCCGCGCAGGTTCTCCTCGCGCGACCCGGAGCTCCAGGCGACAAAGCCGACGTTTAATTTTTCGAAAAACGCTTTCAGATTGAAATCGGATAAGACCAATTGAAAGTCGGCGCTGACGGTAGGACGGGTGGTCATCACGGCCGCCACGTAGTTTTCCACGATATCGAGGTTGTGAGTAAATCGAAAATCGAAATAGTGGCGTTCCCCAGGGCAGAACCAGTCGCAATAGTACGAGAAATCGGGCGAGAAGATGAAGGAACGTACTTCGGGAGGAATCTTTCCGCTGTCGCGCCATTCTTTCAACTGCAGTGCTGCGCGTTCCAGACCATTATCGACTTCAATTTCCCAGGCGACTCTTTGCGCACGCTGGGGAATGTCCCAATTGACGTGCAGCCAGCCGGGCCAGGAAGCAAAAAGTAAACCGGCCATTAGTATCGTGGTGATAAAGCGACCTCCCAACCGAGCCGTTCGCAGGGACCGTCTAGTATTCTCATCCAGAGTCGCCGTTCGCAATCGATCGGCCGTCATCGCCAAATAATGGGCGGCGATGGGAGCCATCGCCATTCCCAGAAAAGGGAGCGCTCGGGCAAACCGCAGGGCGACGACGAATAACAAAACGAGGATGAAGACGTGCCCCAGGTGAAGCCTTCTCAAGTTGGTCAGAAAGCCAATGAGGGTCATGAGCGTCAACAAAATGAATGCCAAGGTCTGGGGCACAACACCGCTTTGCAAGTTGAAGCTCAAAACTCCATCATCGAGCAACCCTCTAAAGAAGGCGCGGTATTCGGGGAGCGTCAGAACTTCGCGTAGCGTTTCCGATGTCAGCTCCGCCGGGATTTGCCAGACATGATAATGGTGCGGATTCACCAGGCAGGCCAGGCTACTGACAATCATAGCAATTCCCGACTGCCGACCCGACTTTTTGAGCAGATCGCCGATGAACAGGAGAAGAAGAATCGCGGGTCCCAGGATAAACCATTGATCGACGTTCGCCCACAAGCAGAAGATCACCGGGAAAAGGAATTTCCATTTTGTCGAATCGACTCGCAACAAGATTACAACTGTTGCGGCCACACCCGCCATGGAGAAGAGAGTCGGCTGGAGGAGCAAACGGGGGCCGGCAATGAGAATTCCCAGGGAGGTGCAAACCGCGAACAACCAGAGTGGCTGCCCTTTCCGGGCGGTGAGGAAGACGATTCCCGCCATCAGGGCAATGCCCAATGCTTTTAGCATGACCAGGGCCGGAGCGCCGGCCTTGGAGTAAAGCTGATAAATAATCCAGTCGAAACCCCAGGCGTGATTGACCCAGTACTTCTCAGGCTGCCCGTAGCCGAACGGATCGTTCCCGAAGGAGTAGTTGCCCTCGGAGAGCAATCGGCCCGCGGATAGATATTGCCAGAAATCCGAATTCCGTACGGCGAAGGACGCGATGAGAAACGCCAGCCCGAGCGTCATGGCGGTCAGCAACATATCCCAGGCGCTGTAGAACCAGGGAGTGGCCGCTGGGACTGGGATCGGAGCGGTAACGGGTGTCTTCGCCGATTCGGGCGATGGGGAAGCTGGTTCGCTCATGGAATCCTGCAGCAGATGTCGCGATTCGGGCGTATTTAGATTCTACGGATCGAAAGCGGACTTAGCTCGCGCTGCAGGCCGCGGATTTCCGCGAAAAAAAGCTCAATCCCCGGCGGGATGCTTTACGGCCGGGGCTGGATTCAACAGGCTCTTCTCCAAGACCTTGCGGGCTTGGTCGAATTCCGGCTGCCAGATGATTTCCGGGGACTGATGAAGCATGCAATCCCGGAGTTTTTCAAGCGTATTTAAAGCCATGTGCGGACATTTGTTGCACGCACAGGTGATTCCGGGCACCGGATGATAGCGGTGCTGGGCAAACCGGCTTTGCAGCTGCCACATCATATTCGCCTCGGTAGCCACCAGGAAGTCCACCGGCTCTTTAAAGGATCCGACGTACTTGATCATTGCCTCGGTTCCGCCGATGAAGTCCGCATGTTCGAGGATGTTCGCCGGGCATTCGGGGTGAGCAAGCGTCTTTCCCGCCGGCATCTGCTTTTTGAGCTTGAGGAGATCCTGCACACTGAAGATTTCGTGCACCATGCACGAGCCATTCCACAGGATCATCTGTCGACCGGTCACTTCCGAGAGGTATCTTCCCAGATGACGGTCGGGCACGAACAGAATCTCGTATTCGGAGGGGACGCGCCGGATGATCTCCTCGGCATTTCCCGAAGTAACCACCCAATCTGAGAGAGCTTTTACCGCCGCCGAACTGTTGATATAAGTGACCGTCTGAAATTTATGGCCGTTTTCCCGCAGCATTTCCTGATATCGGTGCAGTTTATCGGCCGGGCAGGAATCGCTGAGGGAGCAACCTGCTTTCATGTCGGGAAGAAGAACTTTTTTCGACGGGTTGAGCATCTTGGCCGTCTCGGCCATGAAGTGAACGCCGCAGAATACGATGACAGGCGATTCGACTTTGGTAGCTTCACGGGCCAGCTTCAGGCTATCGCCGGTGATATCGGCCAGCTC
The genomic region above belongs to Telmatocola sphagniphila and contains:
- the nadA gene encoding quinolinate synthase NadA produces the protein MSVAIAEDVVAEIQSLKKQLGATILAHYYQEGEIQELADITGDSLKLAREATKVESPVIVFCGVHFMAETAKMLNPSKKVLLPDMKAGCSLSDSCPADKLHRYQEMLRENGHKFQTVTYINSSAAVKALSDWVVTSGNAEEIIRRVPSEYEILFVPDRHLGRYLSEVTGRQMILWNGSCMVHEIFSVQDLLKLKKQMPAGKTLAHPECPANILEHADFIGGTEAMIKYVGSFKEPVDFLVATEANMMWQLQSRFAQHRYHPVPGITCACNKCPHMALNTLEKLRDCMLHQSPEIIWQPEFDQARKVLEKSLLNPAPAVKHPAGD